A region from the Desulfurobacterium pacificum genome encodes:
- the pheS gene encoding phenylalanine--tRNA ligase subunit alpha produces MEEIKSLEKTFFEELSKTQTKEELENLRVSYIGRKGKVTELLKKIPTLPPDQRKTFGKECNVLKQKIENAIKEKLAFFKEQEKKEKLEKERIDVTLPGRKVTPGNLHVVTKTLKEIVRTFTSMGFAVAEGPEIETDFYNFEALNIPKGHPAREMQDTFYISEDVVLRTHTSPVQIRVMESHQPPIQIIAPGKVYRKDADVTHTPMFHQVEGLMVNTKVTFADLKGILELFLKEIFGSETKVRFRPSYFPFTEPSAEVDIGCVICGGKGCKVCKGTGWLEILGCGMVDPAVFKAVGINPEHYQGFAFGMGVERIAMLKYGIDDLRLFFENDLRFLRQFGGLV; encoded by the coding sequence ATGGAAGAGATAAAATCTCTTGAAAAAACGTTCTTTGAAGAACTATCAAAGACACAAACGAAAGAAGAGCTTGAAAACCTGAGAGTTTCTTACATAGGAAGAAAAGGGAAAGTTACCGAACTCCTCAAAAAAATCCCTACCTTACCCCCCGACCAGCGCAAAACATTCGGAAAAGAGTGCAACGTCCTGAAGCAGAAAATAGAAAACGCCATAAAAGAAAAACTTGCCTTCTTTAAAGAACAGGAAAAGAAGGAAAAGTTAGAAAAAGAACGCATTGATGTTACACTGCCAGGCAGAAAAGTAACGCCAGGCAACCTTCACGTCGTAACGAAAACTCTCAAAGAAATCGTTAGAACCTTTACCTCAATGGGTTTTGCCGTAGCCGAAGGACCAGAAATAGAAACAGATTTTTACAACTTTGAAGCTCTAAACATACCCAAAGGACATCCGGCAAGAGAGATGCAGGATACCTTTTACATATCAGAAGATGTCGTTCTCAGAACACACACATCCCCCGTTCAGATAAGAGTAATGGAAAGCCACCAGCCACCGATTCAGATAATCGCACCCGGAAAGGTTTACAGAAAAGACGCCGACGTCACCCACACGCCAATGTTCCATCAGGTAGAAGGCTTGATGGTTAACACAAAAGTAACGTTTGCCGACCTTAAAGGCATATTAGAACTGTTCCTCAAAGAGATCTTCGGCTCTGAGACAAAAGTGCGTTTCAGACCTTCTTACTTCCCATTCACAGAACCAAGCGCAGAAGTTGACATCGGTTGCGTAATATGTGGCGGTAAAGGGTGCAAGGTATGTAAAGGAACGGGCTGGCTTGAAATTTTAGGCTGCGGAATGGTTGACCCGGCAGTCTTCAAAGCAGTTGGCATAAACCCGGAGCACTACCAGGGCTTTGCCTTCGGAATGGGCGTTGAAAGAATAGCAATGCTCAAATACGGCATAGACGATTTAAGACTCTTCTTTGAAAACGACCTGAGATTCCTAAGGCAGTTCGGAGGACTGGTATGA